The following are encoded in a window of Bacillus sp. SORGH_AS_0510 genomic DNA:
- a CDS encoding cytochrome c3 family protein has product MSKLKISLSALLMLLLLSMFGALASAEGTTPTVPVPGTHVGDVDNFGNTNTHRTHGNFQNNTNSCANCHSTHNGENEMLLMKSGEYELCMSCHDGTMGFYDVSKASEAGVIGSHEMSASMHNVDSELAEQAAPGSLVNKSTATFECSSCHNPHGSANDRLLNEKVAGKQYGNNYNVTIVGYTETITKLNQVPLGQKAIKLNLVEDPAYADINNSTTMSGLKIYKSNGIYNKPADGLTQAQVYDYKLNYSEFCASCHDDYLKNRENGPRADGVHYTHTTNSTKQGRSCTACHYAHGTDITTLRDTAGNTIADLQTKKGWSEDQAKAYMKDVSKKGSALKRFTNMAVCWACHQSTHQIANTPGTTNYPNTTDYKNYLVPGGDYSGKNIIK; this is encoded by the coding sequence ATGAGTAAGTTAAAAATTAGCTTATCTGCACTATTGATGCTTCTTTTACTAAGCATGTTTGGCGCTCTTGCCTCTGCAGAAGGAACCACTCCAACCGTTCCTGTTCCAGGCACACATGTTGGAGACGTGGATAACTTTGGAAATACCAATACACATAGAACACATGGTAATTTCCAAAACAACACAAACTCTTGTGCCAACTGTCATAGTACCCACAATGGGGAAAATGAAATGTTGTTAATGAAGAGTGGCGAATATGAGCTTTGTATGTCTTGTCATGATGGAACAATGGGCTTCTATGATGTATCAAAGGCTAGTGAGGCTGGTGTAATTGGTTCTCACGAAATGAGTGCATCTATGCACAATGTGGATTCGGAATTAGCGGAACAAGCAGCTCCTGGTTCGTTAGTAAATAAATCAACAGCAACATTTGAATGTTCAAGCTGTCACAACCCACATGGATCAGCTAACGACCGCTTATTGAATGAAAAAGTAGCTGGTAAACAATACGGAAATAACTATAACGTTACAATCGTTGGATATACAGAAACTATTACTAAATTAAATCAAGTTCCACTAGGACAAAAAGCCATTAAACTTAACTTAGTAGAAGATCCTGCATATGCAGACATCAACAACAGCACAACAATGTCAGGATTAAAAATTTATAAATCAAATGGTATCTATAATAAACCTGCTGATGGATTAACACAGGCACAGGTTTATGATTACAAATTGAATTACTCTGAATTCTGTGCAAGCTGCCATGACGATTACTTAAAGAACAGAGAAAATGGACCAAGAGCGGACGGCGTACACTATACTCATACAACAAACAGTACGAAGCAGGGAAGAAGCTGTACAGCATGTCACTATGCACACGGTACGGATATTACTACATTAAGAGATACAGCTGGAAACACGATTGCTGATTTACAGACGAAAAAAGGTTGGTCTGAAGACCAAGCAAAAGCGTACATGAAAGATGTAAGTAAAAAAGGCTCTGCATTAAAGAGATTCACAAACATGGCTGTATGTTGGGCATGTCACCAATCTACACACCAAATTGCTAATACACCTGGAACAACCAACTATCCAAATACGACAGACTATAAAAACTACCTAGTACCTGGTGGAGATTACTCTGGAAAAAACATCATCAAATAA
- a CDS encoding cytochrome c3 family protein, translating into MKRMNYNRKLISYILTWSVFISSLLLYSPNNIAFSASGVPVLEITTPVTGTVFDVSTVEFIGRVSDDLTTSDKLQLKVFEQVSETQQPVDITGEGKLTLTRQDTYADFTYSKEFSQGQHTITFVVTDEDGVSNKLDFPFTVKIPDAVKAAPIQNNTDFADVSQATVEESGNRPYMSKMFLVPKDAVDDYQPGEAAPSSFLPAEDMTRVPIDYKLLIDIRSTDPLTDTQPLITFFGDITGTEKLIKTTKLNNEINAYTYTFTPDKQLEAGTTYYVYLNPNFKNSVGEKLVPRFLKFTTNSTYESYQFEADKGNPIRDHDYIHGPFSIVTNTCSFCHSTHNGNNEFLESGKNGTDGDELCMACHDGTNGSPSLESNYANNKHHKDSGAACSTCHDPHNPGTKTNPNSLYKAVYNGLSQILTYKKASESTGAAEDFSLCLSCHNGGKAANIEQYYKNDTLIGQSGHKLVATVDSGSFLNGQLPCAECHETHGSKNMKMLRTNLGNVQESNPFSKTSGNWDSPAERQFCLSCHNGKTVIYGVTGKAIYDETGTAINSTNDQAKAGHNKDSIQACAGCHSSNNSFIEAAHAPKKIINP; encoded by the coding sequence ATGAAAAGGATGAACTACAATAGAAAACTAATTTCATATATTCTGACATGGAGCGTTTTTATTAGTTCCCTCCTTTTATATTCTCCTAATAACATTGCCTTTTCAGCATCCGGTGTACCAGTGCTAGAAATAACTACCCCGGTTACAGGAACGGTATTTGATGTTTCAACGGTTGAATTTATAGGAAGAGTTTCCGATGATCTGACTACATCTGACAAATTACAATTAAAAGTATTTGAACAGGTTAGTGAGACACAGCAGCCTGTCGATATTACTGGTGAGGGTAAGCTAACTTTAACACGACAAGATACATATGCAGATTTTACTTATTCAAAGGAATTTAGTCAGGGGCAACACACCATAACCTTTGTTGTTACTGATGAAGACGGTGTAAGTAACAAGCTGGATTTTCCTTTTACAGTAAAGATACCCGATGCAGTCAAGGCCGCTCCAATCCAAAACAACACGGATTTTGCAGATGTGAGCCAGGCAACAGTTGAAGAAAGTGGAAATAGACCATACATGTCTAAGATGTTTTTAGTGCCTAAAGATGCTGTAGATGATTATCAACCTGGAGAAGCGGCTCCAAGCAGCTTTTTACCTGCTGAAGATATGACTCGAGTGCCAATTGATTATAAACTATTGATTGATATTAGAAGTACGGATCCATTGACGGATACTCAACCATTAATAACGTTTTTTGGAGATATTACAGGGACAGAGAAGTTGATCAAAACAACTAAGTTAAATAATGAAATCAACGCATATACGTATACCTTTACTCCTGATAAGCAGTTGGAAGCCGGAACCACTTATTATGTATATTTAAATCCAAACTTTAAAAATAGCGTAGGAGAGAAACTTGTTCCTAGGTTCCTTAAATTTACAACTAATTCGACTTATGAAAGTTATCAATTCGAAGCTGATAAAGGTAACCCAATTAGAGACCACGATTATATACATGGTCCATTCTCAATTGTCACTAATACTTGTTCATTTTGCCACAGTACTCATAACGGAAATAATGAGTTTCTAGAGAGTGGTAAAAACGGAACAGATGGTGATGAATTATGTATGGCTTGTCATGATGGAACAAACGGTTCGCCAAGTTTAGAGTCAAATTACGCTAATAATAAGCATCATAAAGATTCTGGTGCAGCATGCTCAACTTGCCATGATCCGCATAATCCAGGAACAAAAACAAATCCAAATAGCTTATATAAAGCCGTTTACAATGGGTTATCTCAAATACTAACCTATAAAAAAGCAAGTGAGTCCACTGGTGCTGCTGAAGACTTTTCACTATGCTTAAGCTGCCATAACGGTGGCAAGGCAGCAAACATCGAGCAGTACTACAAGAATGATACGCTGATTGGTCAATCTGGCCATAAATTAGTTGCAACAGTTGATAGCGGCAGTTTCTTAAATGGCCAGCTTCCTTGCGCAGAATGTCATGAAACACACGGTTCAAAAAACATGAAGATGTTACGAACAAACCTTGGGAATGTTCAAGAGTCTAATCCGTTTAGTAAAACAAGTGGAAATTGGGATTCGCCTGCTGAGCGTCAATTCTGTCTATCCTGTCACAATGGTAAAACGGTGATTTATGGGGTAACGGGTAAAGCCATTTATGATGAAACAGGAACGGCGATTAATAGTACAAATGATCAGGCAAAAGCCGGTCATAATAAGGATAGTATTCAAGCTTGTGCTGGATGCCATAGTAGCAACAATTCGTTTATTGAAGCCGCACATGCGCCTAAGAAAATCATCAACCCATAA
- a CDS encoding YecA family protein, producing MERINRNEPCPCGSGKKYKRCCGAGDAVPITTIIEEEIDDLQKQILHFAYNHFGHYIQDDFESFEEMVDLTDEQEREFFELIHTIWFSLFEALDNGETIIEKFIHTQAAKIKRHKVKQILQTWAFARTIVGKVLSLNDHKLLVEDGLNAEQLDTLVTSISPTVKEGSFIIGILVPFDEGYVFFPSAFDLPELSPELAVSYIKNSSVSAEYDSPQEYLTDFFLEVLSELPMLGGIFEIDNLEWPAPVYKEVVDIFRARVESLVPPPIVDMGAILWMNYVQRKQKRIQNPNLYAAAMHYLLSMITPMNVMYTQKELAEQYGVNARSISSIVSELDQVLADDIEKLMGIMDITEDVPSPPLLSKDERSSVVTFPKNGDLEESHPGFSRSMNSSDKPAKQKTKGPVRKVSKRDEERARNLIYDALQLEGKNRYKLAEEALALNPNCVDAYVILAEKTSSLEDAILMYEKGIIAGERELGKAFFSENKGYFWGLIETRPYMRAKLHYAEALSLLGKRNEAVSQYEELLELNPMDNQGVRYSLFVAYIDAGEYKKAANLLQQFDETTAQGSYNKLLLELCEKGFTKKAHLLLKAAKKENKFVIPYLIGKKRLPAYPPDYYGFGDENEAIVYADMHLHLWKKIDGLNEWLKK from the coding sequence ATGGAGAGAATAAACAGAAATGAGCCTTGCCCGTGCGGAAGCGGCAAAAAGTATAAACGATGCTGCGGGGCAGGGGATGCTGTTCCCATCACTACAATCATCGAAGAGGAAATTGATGATCTGCAAAAACAAATACTACATTTTGCATATAATCACTTTGGCCACTATATTCAAGATGATTTTGAGAGCTTTGAAGAGATGGTTGATTTAACGGATGAGCAGGAACGTGAATTTTTTGAGTTGATTCATACCATTTGGTTCTCTCTCTTTGAAGCGCTAGATAACGGAGAAACAATTATTGAAAAGTTTATCCATACCCAAGCAGCAAAAATTAAACGTCATAAGGTTAAGCAAATTCTACAAACCTGGGCATTTGCAAGAACCATTGTGGGGAAAGTGCTAAGTTTAAATGATCATAAACTTCTGGTTGAAGATGGACTTAATGCCGAACAACTTGATACCCTCGTTACAAGTATTTCACCGACCGTTAAAGAGGGGTCCTTCATAATTGGCATTTTGGTTCCATTCGATGAGGGTTATGTCTTTTTTCCTTCGGCCTTTGATTTACCAGAGCTTAGTCCTGAACTGGCCGTTTCCTATATCAAGAACTCTAGCGTGAGTGCTGAATATGACTCTCCTCAAGAATATTTAACTGACTTCTTTTTAGAAGTGTTAAGTGAGCTCCCGATGCTTGGTGGGATATTTGAAATTGATAATTTGGAATGGCCAGCACCCGTTTATAAAGAAGTAGTTGACATCTTTAGGGCAAGAGTGGAAAGCCTAGTCCCCCCACCTATTGTAGACATGGGCGCGATTCTTTGGATGAATTACGTTCAAAGAAAGCAAAAGCGAATTCAAAATCCAAACCTATATGCCGCTGCCATGCATTATTTACTATCGATGATTACTCCAATGAATGTCATGTACACACAGAAAGAACTGGCAGAACAGTATGGAGTAAATGCACGCAGTATTTCTTCAATCGTTTCAGAATTGGATCAAGTTTTAGCGGATGATATCGAAAAACTAATGGGTATTATGGATATTACAGAGGATGTGCCATCACCTCCCCTTTTATCAAAAGATGAACGGTCATCAGTGGTTACATTCCCTAAAAACGGCGACTTAGAAGAGAGTCATCCCGGATTTTCTCGATCGATGAACTCAAGTGACAAACCTGCTAAACAAAAGACCAAAGGACCTGTTCGGAAAGTTTCTAAACGGGATGAAGAAAGAGCAAGAAACTTGATCTACGATGCTCTCCAGTTGGAGGGAAAAAACCGATATAAATTGGCTGAAGAAGCACTCGCATTGAATCCCAATTGTGTCGATGCCTACGTCATTCTTGCGGAAAAAACAAGTAGTCTTGAAGATGCTATTCTTATGTACGAAAAAGGAATTATTGCTGGTGAACGAGAACTCGGCAAGGCGTTTTTCAGCGAAAACAAAGGGTACTTTTGGGGATTAATCGAGACAAGACCTTACATGCGGGCAAAGTTGCATTATGCTGAGGCCCTTTCTCTTCTAGGAAAAAGGAACGAGGCTGTCAGTCAATATGAGGAACTTCTTGAATTAAATCCTATGGACAACCAAGGCGTACGCTATTCCTTATTTGTGGCTTATATCGATGCAGGTGAATATAAAAAAGCGGCAAATCTGCTCCAGCAATTTGATGAAACTACTGCACAAGGGTCATACAACAAGCTCTTACTCGAACTCTGTGAAAAGGGCTTTACAAAGAAAGCTCATTTACTGCTAAAAGCCGCTAAAAAGGAAAATAAATTCGTTATTCCTTATTTAATCGGTAAAAAACGTCTTCCAGCCTACCCGCCCGACTACTATGGTTTTGGTGATGAAAACGAAGCGATTGTTTATGCGGATATGCATTTACACCTTTGGAAGAAAATTGATGGATTAAACGAATGGTTGAAAAAATAG